One Bufo gargarizans isolate SCDJY-AF-19 chromosome 3, ASM1485885v1, whole genome shotgun sequence DNA segment encodes these proteins:
- the LOC122931173 gene encoding matrix metalloproteinase-18-like, which yields MKKLLLVLLLSVAYTSAFPAEPPRGNEENDAKFAEEYLKRYYNLQNNVRQSRKKGENPLTLKIKEMQQFLGLKVTGKLDSETMEVMHQPRCGFVDAGEFNIFPGNKGWNKKELTYRILNYTPDMLQSEVDYAIQRAFKVWSDVTPLTFTRIYSGVSDIEISFAAQVHNDYYPFDGPHGTLAHAFAPSSGIGGDAHFDEDETWTSGSNGYNLFIVAAHEFGHSLGLFHSSDPSALMYPTYHFTEPSEFRLPEDDVNGIQSLYGARTAPEEPTVPEKPNDPSTPSTCLPNITFDAVTTLRGEIIFFKEKTFWRQISQNSEVEQHLISTFWPTLPNHIQAAYEFQDRDQVLAFKGAKYWVISGYEVTEDSPKSIYDLGFPRTVRKVDAAVYDDNSRKTYFFVNDNYWSYDEQKQSMDSGFPKKIVDRFPGLTKIRAAFQKDGFLYFFDGHHQYEFSSAKRRVTRLLKNNSWIKCGNKASNLKKRN from the exons ATGAAGAAATTACTTCTCGTCCTGCTACTTTCTGTAGCTTACACTTCAGCTTTCCCTGCAGAACCTCCAAGAGGTAACGAGGAGAATGATGCCAAGTTTGCAGAA GAATATTTGAAGAGATATTATAATCTTCAGAACAATGTACGACAGTCAAGAAAAAAAGGCGAAAATCCATTGACCCTAAAAATCAAGGAAATGCAGCAATTTCTTGGTCTAAAAGTGACAGGAAAACTTGACTCAGAGACCATGGAAGTGATGCACCAACCGAGATGTGGGTTTGTTGATGCAGGTGAATTCAACATATTCCCCGGTAACAAAGGATGGAACAAGAAAGAACTAACATACAG AATATTGAATTACACACCCGACATGCTCCAATCTGAAGTAGACTACGCCATCCAAAGAGCATTTAAAGTTTGGAGTGATGTCACGCCTTTGACTTTTACACGGATCTATAGTGGAGTTTCTGACATTGAGATCTCCTTTGCTGCCCAAG TCCATAACGATTATTACCCATTTGATGGCCCACATGGGACACTTGCTCATGCTTTTGCCCCATCCAGTGGAATTGGTGGAGATGCCCACTTTGATGAAGATGAAACGTGGACAAGTGGCTCTAATG GTTATAACTTGTTCATTGTGGCTGCTCATGAGTTTGGCCATTCCCTTGGTCTTTTTCACTCCAGTGATCCCAGTGCTCTGATGTATCCCACCTACCATTTTACTGAACCTAGTGAATTCCGTCTTCCTGAAGATGATGTCAATGGGATCCAATCACTTTATG GAGCAAGAACAGCCCCTGAAGAGCCAACTGTCCCAGAAAAACCAAATGACCCAAGCACCCCATCCACCTGTCTGCCAAACATCACTTTTGATGCTGTGACAACTCTGCGTGGAGAAATTATATTCTTTAAAGAGAA AACCTTCTGGCGTCAAATTTCCCAAAATTCTGAAGTTGAGCAACATTTAATCAGCACTTTCTGGCCAACTCTACCAAATCACATTCAGGCTGCTTATGAGTTCCAGGACAGGGACCAAGTTCTTGCTTTTAAAG GTGCAAAGTACTGGGTCATTAGTGGATATGAAGTCACAGAAGATTCTCCTAAGAGCATTTACGATTTGGGTTTTCCACGGACTGTGAGAAAAGTTGATGCTGCTGTCTATGATGACAACTCCAGGAAAACCTATTTCTTTGTGAATGATAATTATTGGAg TTATGATGAGCAAAAACAGAGCATGGATAGTGGGTTCCCTAAAAAAATAGTAGACAGGTTTCCTGGTCTAACCAAGATCCGTGCAGCTTTTCAGAAAGATG GATTTCTGTACTTCTTTGATGGACATCACCAGTACGAATTCAGCTCCGCCAAGAGGAGAGTCACCCGTCTACTAAAGAATAACAGCTGGATAAAATGTGGCAACAAGGCCAGCAACCTGAAAAAAAGAAATTAG